The Lasioglossum baleicum chromosome 15, iyLasBale1, whole genome shotgun sequence genome has a segment encoding these proteins:
- the LOC143216439 gene encoding uncharacterized protein LOC143216439 has translation MVTPKAVRSSFAKSSEAAESKKSSSPKETVKVASETRKNLNLANIKAVADEKIAKSPSPEYPVNPRLKSPDKSSPNTPRKASPKNIRLPKLAPSPTPPETIPISKTDSKISLPKLIEPSKHLNSVAH, from the coding sequence ATGGTAACACCAAAAGCGGTTAGAAGTAGTTTCGCCAAATCTTCAGAAGCTGCTGAATCAAAAAAGAGCTCTTCGCCTAAAGAAACTGTGAAGGTAGCAAGTGAAacaagaaagaatctaaatttGGCGAACATTAAAGCTGTTGCGGAtgagaaaattgcaaaatcTCCTTCACCAGAATATCCCGTCAATCCACGATTGAAAAGCCCGGACAAATCTTCTCCCAATACACCCAGAAAAGCATCTCCGAAAAATATACGACTTCCAAAATTAGCGCCGTCTCCTACGCCACCAGAAACCATACCGATTTCTAAAACTGATTCCAAAATCAGTCTACCGAAATTGATAGAGCCTTCCAAACATTTAAACAGCGTGGCACACTGA
- the LOC143216437 gene encoding cyclin-dependent kinase 2 yields the protein MDNFVKIEKIGEGTYGVVYKAKDKLTGKLVALKKIRLETESEGVPSTAIREISILKKLTHPNIVQLFDVVDGDKHLYLVFEFLQQDLKKLLDSVKGGLDQALVKSYLFQLLNAISFCHLRCILHRDLKPQNLLIDREGYIKLADFGLARTFGVPVRTYTHEIITLWYRAPEILLGTKLYSNAVDVWSLGCIFAEMATRRALFPGDSEIDQLFRIFRTLGTPDESIWPGVSQLPDYTSRFPRWESKCFEEVLPSFKPDAKDLLLKLLTYDPNQRITAKKGLNHPYFTGVTLVPPPLPKKN from the exons ATGGACAACTTCGTTAAGATCGAAAAAATAGGGGAAGGGACCTATGGGGTGGTTTATAAAGCGAAAGATAAACTGACTGGGAAGCTGGTGGCACTTAAGAAAATTCGTCTCGAGAC GGAAAGCGAAGGTGTTCCATCCACTGCTATTCGAgaaatatcaatattaaagaaacTTACTCATCCAAATATTGTACAGTTGTTTGATGTGGTAGATGGCGACAAACATCTTTATCTTGTGTTTGAATTCTTACAACAAGACTTAAAAAAATTACTAGACTCTGTTAAAGGAGGATTAGATCAGGCTCTTGTAAAG AGTTATCTATTTCAATTATTGAATGCAATTTCCTTCTGCCATCTTCGTTGCATCTTACACAGAGATCTAAAACCACAGAATCTGTTAATAGATCGGGAGGGCTACATAAAATTAGCAGATTTTGGATTAGCCAGGACTTTTGGTGTTCCTGTTCGAACATATACGCATGAAATAATAACCCTTTGGTACAGAGCGCCAGAGATTCTTTTAGGAACCAAATTGTATTCCAATGCTGTGGATGTGTGGAGCCTTGGTTGCATATTCGCAGAAATG GCAACCAGGAGAGCATTGTTTCCAGGAGACTCGGAGATAGATCAGCTTTTCAGGATATTTCGTACACTAGGTACACCCGATGAAAGTATTTGGCCTGGAGTGTCACAGCTACCTGATTATACATCAAGGTTTCCAAGATGGGAATCAAAATGCTTCGAAGAAGTTTTACCTTCCTTTAAGCCTGATGCCAAAGATTTGCTTTTG aAACTCTTGACTTATGATCCAAATCAGAGGATAACAGCAAAAAAAGGATTAAATCATCCTTACTTTACCGGAGTTACATTAGTTCCACCACCACTGccaaagaaaaattaa
- the LOC143216433 gene encoding uncharacterized protein LOC143216433 isoform X1, whose protein sequence is MVQIGKFQKESNFKKIKYNIKMILPLIMSSTGDMNKNWLIWKQCFLEFMEWNNYYEQPEEYKITILRSLLGYDALRDPSIHRILNYRFSTLIRVLERLDVFFSNMRNELVDRYNFFTRFQAEDEPIEIYILDLIEKAKTCNFGNLSDSIVRDKVIASIHNKEFRSKLFQTLNLNLPKILHICKAHEAQNKNNNGNVVEKRQTQTNALHNDKIAVVEASNSNNKKVAEGKQNSNNKVNAKINVEARTNPENDKSCKNIIGTTNQSDTSNKDKTDSKMHNSGSNVLRTACKENNTNVGDKTKTNPKINECSKAKTDTKKDNSCSNILSTACKENNKNIGHKTKTDAKNGNNVSNHTDLVFGDFGSDINDIIGTTNQRHSDSSNKAKMDNSGSTIMSTACKENNKNIGHKTKTDAKNGNNVSNHTDLVFGDFGSDINDIIDTTNQRHSDSSNKAKMDNSGSTIMSTACRENNKNIGDKTKTDVKNGNNVSNHTDLVFGDFGSDINGIIGTTNQRHSDSSNKAKMDNSGSTIISTACRENNNIGDKTKTDAKNGNVCNNVCNHIDLVFGDFGIDIRKTKIINIIYTMIKAKIDSKGMNSNHNMNTARRNSVTSNPKNNKSGKAKTGTKMDNSGSNILSTACEENNVNIGDKTKTNPKNNKSDKAKTDIKMDNNGSNILSTACKENNTNIGNKTNNKTNLKNDKSGNNIIGTTNRRHSDNSNKAKTDSKMHNSGSNILSTACKENKNNIGDKTKTDAKNGNNVSNHTDLVFGKNCNDVNDKVKIDSKGMNSNHNTNTARRSSVTSGTQYRRNCRKCNGKHAERACPAWGHKCENCGERNHFPNCCQMKPLKTTEQHINMSSIENVLNPNHFQHNNQPQPVPPSNYSLVANIEPCYLPSAPVFCETENELYPKLSHMSTFQACALLNPEATVGNTEPKTVATETQNHKKRSNSEKADKCSIS, encoded by the exons ATGg TGCAAATCGGAAAATTTCAAAAGGAATCAAACTTTAAGAAAATCAA GTATAACATAAAAATGATATTACCATTAATAATGTCTAGTACTGGGGATATGAATAAAAACTGGCTCATATGGAAACAATGCTTTCTTGAGTTTATGGAATGGAACAATTATTACGAACAACCAGAAGAGTATAAAATTACTATTTTAAGAAGCTTGTTAGGATATGATGCTCTAAGGGACCCATCAATCCatcgtattttaaattatagatTCAGTACTCTGATTCGTGTATTAGAAAGACTTGATGTCTTCTTTAGCAATATGAGAAATGAACTTGTAGATCGATACAATTTTTTCACAAGATTCCAAGCGGAAGATGAACCAATTGAAATATATATACTTGATTTAATT gAGAAAgcaaaaacttgtaattttGGAAACCTAAGTGACAGCATAGTCAGAGATAAAGTGATAGCAAGTATCCATAACAAGGAGTTTCGATCAAAACTGTTCCAAACACTAAATCTTAATTTGCCAAAAATATTACACATTTGTAAAGCACATGAAGCtcaaaataaaaacaataatgGAAACGTTGTTGAAAAAAGACAAACTCAAACTAATGCTTTACACAATGATAAAATAGCAGTAGTAGAGGCTtccaatagtaataataaaaaggtTGCTGAAGGGAAACAAAATtcaaataataaagtaaatgcCAAAATTAATGTTGAGGCTAGGACAAATCCTGAAAATGATAAGAGTTGCAAAAATATTATTGGCACGACCAATCAAAGTGATACTAGTAACAAAGATAAGACAGATTCTAAAATGCATAATAGTGGTAGTAACGTTTTGAGGACTGCTTGCAAAGAAAATAATACTAATGTTGGTGACAAGACTAAGACAAATCCTAAAATTAATGAGTGTAGTAAAGCTAAAACAGATACTAAAAAGGATAATAGTTGTAGTAATATTTTGAGCACTGCTTGCaaagaaaataataagaatATTGGTCACAAGACTAAGACAGATGCTAAAAATGGTAATAATGTCAGTAATCATACAGATTTGGTTTTTGGAGATTTTGGTTCTGATATTAATGATATTATTGGCACTACCAATCAAAGACATAGTGATAGTAGTAATAAAGCTAAGATGGATAATAGTGGCAGTACCATTATGAGCACTGCTTGCaaagaaaataataagaatATTGGTCACAAGACTAAGACAGATGCTAAAAATGGTAATAATGTCAGTAATCATACAGATTTGGTTTTTGGAGATTTTGGTTCTGATATTAATGATATTATTGACACTACCAATCAAAGACATAGTGATAGTAGTAATAAAGCTAAGATGGATAATAGTGGTAGTACCATTATGAGCACTGCTTGTCGAGAAAATAATAAGAATATTGGTGACAAGACTAAGACAGATGTTAAAAATGGTAATAATGTCAGTAATCATACAGATTTGGTTTTTGGAGATTTTGGTTCTGATATTAATGGTATTATTGGCACTACCAATCAAAGACATAGTGATAGTAGTAATAAAGCTAAGATGGATAATAGTGGCAGTACCATTATAAGCACTGCTTGTcgagaaaataataatattggtGACAAAACTAAGACAGATGCTAAAAATGGTAATGTCTGTAATAATGTCTGTAATCATATAGATTTGGTTTTTGGAGATTTTGGTATTGATATTAGAAAGACTaagattattaatataatatatactatgaTAAAGGCTAAGATAGATTCTAAAGGTATGAATAGTAATCACAACATGAATACGGCTCGTCGAAATAGTGTAACATCAAATCCTAAAAATAATAAGAGTGGCAAAGCTAAAACAGGTACTAAAATGGATAATAGTGGTAGTAACATTTTGAGCACTGCTTGCGAAGAAAATAATGTTAATATTGGTGATAAGACTAAGACAAATCCTAAGAATAATAAGAGTGACAAAGCTAAAACTGATATCAAAATGGATAATAATGGTAGTAACATTTTGAGCACTGCTTGCAAAGAAAATAATACTAATATTGGTAACAAGACTAACAATAAGACAAATCTTAAAAATGATAAGAGTGGTAATAACATTATTGGCACTACCAATCGAAGACATAGTGACAATAGTAACAAAGCTAAGACAGATTCTAAAATGCATAATAGTGGTAGTAACATTTTGAGCACTGCTTGTAAAGAAAATAAGAATAATATTGGTGACAAAACTAAGACAGATGCTAAAAATGGTAATAATGTCAGTAATCATACAGATTTGgtttttggaaaaaattgtaatgatgtTAATGATAAGGTTAAAATAGATTCTAAAGGTATGAATAGTAATCACAACACGAATACAGCTCGTCGAAGTAGCGTAACATCAGGTACACAATACAGACGAAACTGTAGGAAATGTAACGGAAAGCATGCTGAAAGAGCTTGCCCTGCTTGGGGACATAAGTGTGAGAACTGTGGTGAACGTAATCACTTTCCTAATTGTTGTCAAATGAAACCTTTAAAAACAACAGAACAacatataaat ATGAGCTCAATAGAAAATGTATTGAACCCCAATCACTTTCAACATAACAATCAGCCACAG CCCGTTCCTCCAAGCAACTACAGTTTAGTAGCAAATATAGAACCTTGTTAT cTTCCTAGTGCCCCAGTATTTTGTGAGACGGAGAATGAATTATATCCAAAGTTATCTCATATGTCAACTTTCCAAGCATGTGCG CTACTGAATCCTGAAGCAACAGTTGGCAATACAGAACCTAAGACGGTAGCAACTGAAACTCAAAATCATAAAAAACGTTCAAATTCGGAAAAGGCGGACAAATGTTCGATATCATAA
- the LOC143216433 gene encoding uncharacterized protein LOC143216433 isoform X2, with the protein MEQLLRTTRREKAKTCNFGNLSDSIVRDKVIASIHNKEFRSKLFQTLNLNLPKILHICKAHEAQNKNNNGNVVEKRQTQTNALHNDKIAVVEASNSNNKKVAEGKQNSNNKVNAKINVEARTNPENDKSCKNIIGTTNQSDTSNKDKTDSKMHNSGSNVLRTACKENNTNVGDKTKTNPKINECSKAKTDTKKDNSCSNILSTACKENNKNIGHKTKTDAKNGNNVSNHTDLVFGDFGSDINDIIGTTNQRHSDSSNKAKMDNSGSTIMSTACKENNKNIGHKTKTDAKNGNNVSNHTDLVFGDFGSDINDIIDTTNQRHSDSSNKAKMDNSGSTIMSTACRENNKNIGDKTKTDVKNGNNVSNHTDLVFGDFGSDINGIIGTTNQRHSDSSNKAKMDNSGSTIISTACRENNNIGDKTKTDAKNGNVCNNVCNHIDLVFGDFGIDIRKTKIINIIYTMIKAKIDSKGMNSNHNMNTARRNSVTSNPKNNKSGKAKTGTKMDNSGSNILSTACEENNVNIGDKTKTNPKNNKSDKAKTDIKMDNNGSNILSTACKENNTNIGNKTNNKTNLKNDKSGNNIIGTTNRRHSDNSNKAKTDSKMHNSGSNILSTACKENKNNIGDKTKTDAKNGNNVSNHTDLVFGKNCNDVNDKVKIDSKGMNSNHNTNTARRSSVTSGTQYRRNCRKCNGKHAERACPAWGHKCENCGERNHFPNCCQMKPLKTTEQHINMSSIENVLNPNHFQHNNQPQPVPPSNYSLVANIEPCYLPSAPVFCETENELYPKLSHMSTFQACALLNPEATVGNTEPKTVATETQNHKKRSNSEKADKCSIS; encoded by the exons ATGGAACAATTATTACGAACAACCAGAAGA gAGAAAgcaaaaacttgtaattttGGAAACCTAAGTGACAGCATAGTCAGAGATAAAGTGATAGCAAGTATCCATAACAAGGAGTTTCGATCAAAACTGTTCCAAACACTAAATCTTAATTTGCCAAAAATATTACACATTTGTAAAGCACATGAAGCtcaaaataaaaacaataatgGAAACGTTGTTGAAAAAAGACAAACTCAAACTAATGCTTTACACAATGATAAAATAGCAGTAGTAGAGGCTtccaatagtaataataaaaaggtTGCTGAAGGGAAACAAAATtcaaataataaagtaaatgcCAAAATTAATGTTGAGGCTAGGACAAATCCTGAAAATGATAAGAGTTGCAAAAATATTATTGGCACGACCAATCAAAGTGATACTAGTAACAAAGATAAGACAGATTCTAAAATGCATAATAGTGGTAGTAACGTTTTGAGGACTGCTTGCAAAGAAAATAATACTAATGTTGGTGACAAGACTAAGACAAATCCTAAAATTAATGAGTGTAGTAAAGCTAAAACAGATACTAAAAAGGATAATAGTTGTAGTAATATTTTGAGCACTGCTTGCaaagaaaataataagaatATTGGTCACAAGACTAAGACAGATGCTAAAAATGGTAATAATGTCAGTAATCATACAGATTTGGTTTTTGGAGATTTTGGTTCTGATATTAATGATATTATTGGCACTACCAATCAAAGACATAGTGATAGTAGTAATAAAGCTAAGATGGATAATAGTGGCAGTACCATTATGAGCACTGCTTGCaaagaaaataataagaatATTGGTCACAAGACTAAGACAGATGCTAAAAATGGTAATAATGTCAGTAATCATACAGATTTGGTTTTTGGAGATTTTGGTTCTGATATTAATGATATTATTGACACTACCAATCAAAGACATAGTGATAGTAGTAATAAAGCTAAGATGGATAATAGTGGTAGTACCATTATGAGCACTGCTTGTCGAGAAAATAATAAGAATATTGGTGACAAGACTAAGACAGATGTTAAAAATGGTAATAATGTCAGTAATCATACAGATTTGGTTTTTGGAGATTTTGGTTCTGATATTAATGGTATTATTGGCACTACCAATCAAAGACATAGTGATAGTAGTAATAAAGCTAAGATGGATAATAGTGGCAGTACCATTATAAGCACTGCTTGTcgagaaaataataatattggtGACAAAACTAAGACAGATGCTAAAAATGGTAATGTCTGTAATAATGTCTGTAATCATATAGATTTGGTTTTTGGAGATTTTGGTATTGATATTAGAAAGACTaagattattaatataatatatactatgaTAAAGGCTAAGATAGATTCTAAAGGTATGAATAGTAATCACAACATGAATACGGCTCGTCGAAATAGTGTAACATCAAATCCTAAAAATAATAAGAGTGGCAAAGCTAAAACAGGTACTAAAATGGATAATAGTGGTAGTAACATTTTGAGCACTGCTTGCGAAGAAAATAATGTTAATATTGGTGATAAGACTAAGACAAATCCTAAGAATAATAAGAGTGACAAAGCTAAAACTGATATCAAAATGGATAATAATGGTAGTAACATTTTGAGCACTGCTTGCAAAGAAAATAATACTAATATTGGTAACAAGACTAACAATAAGACAAATCTTAAAAATGATAAGAGTGGTAATAACATTATTGGCACTACCAATCGAAGACATAGTGACAATAGTAACAAAGCTAAGACAGATTCTAAAATGCATAATAGTGGTAGTAACATTTTGAGCACTGCTTGTAAAGAAAATAAGAATAATATTGGTGACAAAACTAAGACAGATGCTAAAAATGGTAATAATGTCAGTAATCATACAGATTTGgtttttggaaaaaattgtaatgatgtTAATGATAAGGTTAAAATAGATTCTAAAGGTATGAATAGTAATCACAACACGAATACAGCTCGTCGAAGTAGCGTAACATCAGGTACACAATACAGACGAAACTGTAGGAAATGTAACGGAAAGCATGCTGAAAGAGCTTGCCCTGCTTGGGGACATAAGTGTGAGAACTGTGGTGAACGTAATCACTTTCCTAATTGTTGTCAAATGAAACCTTTAAAAACAACAGAACAacatataaat ATGAGCTCAATAGAAAATGTATTGAACCCCAATCACTTTCAACATAACAATCAGCCACAG CCCGTTCCTCCAAGCAACTACAGTTTAGTAGCAAATATAGAACCTTGTTAT cTTCCTAGTGCCCCAGTATTTTGTGAGACGGAGAATGAATTATATCCAAAGTTATCTCATATGTCAACTTTCCAAGCATGTGCG CTACTGAATCCTGAAGCAACAGTTGGCAATACAGAACCTAAGACGGTAGCAACTGAAACTCAAAATCATAAAAAACGTTCAAATTCGGAAAAGGCGGACAAATGTTCGATATCATAA
- the LOC143216543 gene encoding uncharacterized protein LOC143216543, protein MEAAHYLKDSRRTWTVVQFVKDGTVEAVPSNWLEGHKCYWPPLKKSKLLNAIKNTETPRTTWDHFSVKLFNHSNFDDYAKARRKAKAAEDTSDLQSEIDQTGALKKRRISRPPRFNNDDESSSDCTLSVLPSPPRQRTNSKIVTAINEDVGSPSLLANIGGERRRQQHHEAINSHYSHADNEESLDMAEQSIVRNQEAGHSKEGLETLLQSMKNIEQQGHLFRALLTDVLQEVKDLKEDVRQLKEAGNKIAAGEDHRERVPFLQRFSPLKFPLNTDEEFSTFENILNSGEQFQDGVQELYKIGGENVYQFVKRVLSTLITNNLALTYSWLGRKGKKPFSTLNIANLVICAAEKVRVCATRREAEIAIQMWLKRAADRIAARLNKNL, encoded by the exons ATGGAGGCGGCACACTATTTGAAAGACAGCAGGAGAACATGGACTGTTGTTCAGTTTGTCAAGGATGGAACTGTGGAAGCGGTGCCAAGTAACTGGCTAGAAGGCCATAAGTGTTACTGGCCACCGCTAAAGAAGTCAAAATtgcttaatgcaataaaaaacacGGAAACACCTCGAACAACGTGGGATCACTTTTCAGTGAAACTTTTTAACCATAGCAATTTCG ACGATTACGCGAAAGCGAGGAGGAAGGCGAAGGCGGCTGAAGATACCAGCGACCTCCAGTCAGAGATTGACCAGACGGGTGCCCTGAAAAAGAGGAGAATTTCGCGACCACCACGGTTCAACAATGACGACGAATCGTCGTCTGATTGTACTCTCTCTGTCCTTCCTTCTCCCCCAAGACAGAGGACTAACAGTAAGATTG tCACTGCCATCAACGAGGATGTCGGATCCCCATCGTTATTGGCAAATATAGGGGGAGAGAGGAGGAGGCAACAACACCATGAGGCCATCA aCTCACATTATTCGCATGCCGACAACGAGGAGTCGCTGGATATGGCGGAGCAATCTATTGTTC GAAACCAAGAAGCTGGACACAGTAAGGAGGGCCTGGAGACATTACTACAATCTATGAAGAACATAGAACAACAAGGGCATCTCTTCAGAGCTCTCCTCACCGATGTACTTCAAGAGGTAAAGGATTTAAAAGAAGACGTGCGTCAATTAAAAGAAGCGGGGAACAAGATAGCCGCTGGAGAAGACCATAGAGAGAGGGTCCCATTTTTACAGAGATTTTCGCCGCTAAAGTTTCCGCTCAACACGGACGAGGAGTTCTCTACTTTTGAGAATATCTTAAATAGCGGCGAACAATTTCAAGATGGC GttcaggaattatacaaaattggcGGCGAGAACGTTTACCAATTTGTAAAAAGAGTTCTGTCGACGCTAATTACGAATAATTTGGCGTTGACATATAGCTGGTTGGGCAGAAAGGGGAAGAAGCCCTTTAGTACATTAAATATCGCCAACCTCGTAATAT GTGCTGCAGAAAAGGTACGCGTCTGTGCAACAAGACGAGAAGCCGAGATTGCCATACAAATGTGGCTCAAAAGGGCGGCGGACAGAATTGCGGCCAGATTAAATAAAAACCTTTag